The genomic window TGTGCGCAGCCATTGGCAGCCTGCCAGGAGCCATCGCGTGTGGCGCTGCGGGAGCTGCCGTAGCGAAGTACATAAACTCGCAACCAGAGGCGATTGACGCTGGCTGCCTCGGCGTCAACGCCCAGCTGAACGCATTCGTCTGCTGAATTGAATTCAATGTCCGCCCGAACTCCTGATGAGGTCTCCATTAATCTCGTCAAACTGATGGTGGTGGTCGGCGCAGTCCTGAGCGCGCTGATCGTGTCAAGTCCGCTCGTGGGCTTCACCAACTCCGTCGCCCTTCCGCTAACAGCCTTTGTGATCGTGGGAATCGCCGCGCTGTGTGTATCCGCGTACGTGCGCAAGTGGCGGCGCATTCCGTGGTTGCCGCTCGCAGTGCTGGGGGGTGGTTCCCTGATTCACCTCATCGACCCAGGGGTAGCGATCACGCTGATAGGAGCGCTATTCGTCGCCGCCGCAGTGTGGCATTCCCTCCACATGGAGCAGCGGCCAGCTGCACGTTGAGAAGATCGCTGGCACTTTGACGGCTCTTCAACTTTGAGCGTGGTGGACCCTGATTGAGGGCTCGCGGCCCTATGGCCAGCATAGGTGTTGTCGAAACATCGTCATCGCCTGACTTCTGCCATTTGCCTTAGTGCCTGAAGTCGTTGCCCTGGATGGCGTCGATGATGGCTTGCTTTTCGGCAGGGACGTCGGGCGGGAAGGTCTGCTGGGAGGCGTTGATCGCGACGGTCGCTGAGCGCAGTGGCCGCAGTTGACGCAGTACGTTGCGGATGGCCAGTCCGGAGCGGTTGTGGACCTCGCGGCTGAGGGCCAAAGCGGTGAACACGATGGTCAGGTGCGCTTCGATCGCTTCACGGGTGTGGCTGAAGATTGGCCGGGCACGCAGGTCGGTCTTGCTCATCCGGAACGAGGCCTCGACCTGCCACAACGCGTGGTAACTGGCGATGACCTCACCAGCGGGCATCACCTCGACGGGGATGTTGCTGACGTACCCCTTCAAGCCCACGAGCCGGGAGGCCTGGTCCAGGACGCGGTTGCCGCCGGTGGTCTTGACGAATCTGGGTGTGCGGGCAGCCTTGGCGCGGTTCTCCTGCAACGTCAACGTCCGTCGATCCCGCACCGCCCGCTTCCTGGAGTACGCCCACACCGCCCGCCACGACCCCAGATGCTCAGCCGGGTCCCAGACCGGTTCGGCACGCTTGGCCGAATCGTTCTCAGCGCGAGCTGCGCTCGTGGCTCGCTTGGGAGTGATGGTGGGGGTACCGCCCTGCACGGAGTGCTTGGGGGAGCGATGACCTGCCCATCAGCGAACGCGTCACCGTGCCAGCGGAAGTGGGACGCCAAGTCCCCCGGCGCCTTGACCGCTCGGGAGCCGACGATGAACCGCAGCCCGGCCTCATCCAAAGCGGTCAGGTTCGCCGTCGACAGCATCCCGGCATCGGCCACGACGACCATGTCCGCCAGCCCGTGCCGGGCCTGGAACTGCTGAACGATCGGGATGATCGTGGTGGTCTCGGCTGTGTTGCCCTCCCAGCAGCCGATCTCCAGGGGGAACCCGCCCCGGTCGACGAGCAGCCCGACCACGATCTGCGGGTCCACCCGCCGCTCCTTGCTGTAGCCCACCTTGCGCAACTCATCCTCGTGCTCGGCCTCGAAGTACAACGTCGTCACGTCATACAGGCACAGACTCACATCCCCACAGCTGGCGGCGTGGGTGAAGCACGCGGTCGCGACCTGGTCGCGGTAGCCCCGCGCCTGGGGCCGAGAAAGGGTCCGGCGCATCGTGCGCTCACTGGCCGGCGCCCGTCCCAGATCGCCCAGCACCCGCCCGGTATCCAGGATCGAGGTCGGCTCGACCACCCTCGCGATCACCAGGTCCCGGAACGTGGCATCCCCGACCACGTCGAACCCCAGATCGACATACAGCTCGGTCAGCACGTCGTACAGCAGCCTCGAGGACGTAGCCGTCACCCGCGGTGCCGCCACTCGAGCGACTTCCTCGCGGCCATCGCCCTGAGCGAACAGCGACTCTGCCGCGACCTCGGGCAGGAGATCGACCTTCCTTGGGGTCGGCTCGAGCCCCAGCTCCAGCTCGCCCTGCCCCGGATCTGCCAGCAGCGCCTCGGCCTGGGCCACCAGCACCCCCAACAGCGCGTCGTCATGCGCCGAGCCCACGTGCCTCACGATCCGCCGGCGCCCCTGGACCGACTCAGCGATCTGCACCGCCGTCGCCCCCGAGGCCGTGCGCACCCGCCGAATCCACGCCATCACAGCGAGCGTAGAGCACCAATTAGTGCCTCACGACAACGTCCACGTCAGCGTTATCGCAGGTCACAAGCCTGCGACTCATCAACTCCGGCAGACCTGTCCGAAGTCAGGCCCTATGGCCAGCATAGGTGTTGTCGAAACATCGTCATCGCACAAGCCCCTTGGACGCGAAACGCGACTCGTTCGCTCACCTGAGCTCCATCGCACGGAGCAGGATGTCTAGGCCCGCGCAGGCGAGTGCCTCGACCAGGAGCATGGGCCAGAGGTGGCTCGCGCTGCGGCACCGCTCCGCGAGCCGATCGCTCAGTGGCGAGGCGCTCCCGGGGATCTAACCAAGGAGCGCCTCACTCTCAGTCTCGGGCGAGCTTCTTGTGATGTCCACCGCTACCCAGCTGTGGGAACCGCCTACGGTGATGCCCGGGCCTACCGAGCAGGGTTGCCAAAGTCGTCCCGCAGGGATCGATCATGGTCAGTGATGTGGGGGCGCTGAGTGCTAGGTGAGGGTCTCGACGAGTTTGATGGCTATCCAGGCGATGAGGACGATCGCGAGTGTGGGGACGATGAGAACGGCGAGCCCCCAACGTGCCATGGGCAGCATGTCGGCGCCCGTGCGGGGATCGCGCACACGGGTCGACCGGCGGTAGACCCATACGCCTGCCGGGACGCCGATGAAGAGGCCCATGGTCAGCCAGAGCCACCCGGGCTGGTTGAGGTAATCGACGCCCAGCAAGACGGACAACCCACCCAGAGCTACGAAGGCACCCGCGATGCCAGCCAGCACAGTGATCAGCGCGGTGTGCCACCACGGTTCTGAGCGACGCTCGGTTGTGAGGTCGGCGGCGTAGTCGCGGGGCGAACCAAATGCCTCGGCTGGGTCTTCACCGGTCTCGGCGACGTGACTTTCGACCTCGGCGACGATCTGCCCGATTCGATCCCCAGGCATGTTTTTGGGTAGCAGCGCCGAGATCAGCGACTGGCGATAGTTGGCCATCCTCTTCTCGTCCGTACGGTCGGGGGTCATCGATTGCTCCTTACGTCCGGGAGTAGGCGGCTGCCCGTTCGGTGAAGTCAAGCCAAGCGCTGGTCCGATCGGCCCGCGCACGACGATCTTGTGTCACAAAGGGTCCCGGGGAGCGAAACGATGCTGCGGGAACAAACCCCCTTCGCCCATGGTTGAGCCAAGTGAACTCAACTTTTGAGCCTCGGATTTGCGCAGGTCGCAGGTCGGTATCTAAGTTGAGCATCAGCAACTCAACTCCCGTCGGGGTCCCGCCCCGACACCCGATTACGAAGGAGCGCCTCATGGCCCGTGCCGTTGGCATCGACCTCGGAACCACCAACTCTGCCGTCGCCGTACTCGAGGGTGGCGAGCCCACGATCATCGCGAACGCCGAGGGCGGTCGCACCACCCCGTCCGTCGTCGCCTTCTCCAAGGGCGGCGAGGTCCTCGCCGGTGAGGTCGCGAAGCGTCAGGCAGTGACCAACGCCGACCGCACCCTCCGCTCCGTCAAGCGCCACATCGGCACGGACTGGACCTCGGAGGACATCGACGGCAAGAAGTACACCGCGCAGGAGATCTCCGCGCGCACCCTGCAGAAGCTCAAGCGCGACGCCGAGGCCTACCTCGGTGAGGACGTGACCGACGCGGTCGTCACCGTCCCCGCGTACTTCGACGACCACGAGCGCCAGGCCACCAAGGAGGCCGGCGAGATCGCGGGCCTGAACGTCCTGCGCATCGTCAACGAGCCCACCGCCGCTGCTCTGGCCTACGGACTGGACAAGGGCAAGGAGGACGAGCTCATCCTCGTCTTCGACCTCGGTGGCGGTACCTTCGACGTCTCCCTGCTCGAGGTCGGCAAGGACCCCGAGGACGGCTTCTCCACCATCCAGGTGCGCGCCACCTCCGGTGACAACCAGCTCGGTGGTGACGACTGGGACGAGCGGATCGTCGACCACCTGCTCACCCAGGTCAAGAACAACACCGGCGTGGACCTGGCCAACGACAAGATCGCCATGCAGCGTCTGCGTGACGCCGCGGAGCAGGCCAAGAAGGAGCTCTCCTCCGCGTCGACCACGTCGATCAACCTGCAGTACCTGAGCATGGGCGAGAACGGCCCCATCCACCTGGACGAGTCGCTCTCCCGCGCGAACTTCGAGCAGATGACCAAGGACCTGCTCGACCGCACGAAGCAGCCCTTCGAGAACGTCATCAAGGACGCCGGCGTCTCCCTCTCCGAGATCGACCACGTGGTCCTCGTCGGTGGCTCGACCCGCATGCCCGCGGTCAGCGAGCTCGTCACCGAGATGACCAAGAAGGACCCGAACAAGGGCGTCAACCCGGACGAGGTCGTCGCGCTCGGCGCAGCCCTGCAGGCCGGTGTCCTCAAGGGCGAGCGCAAGGACGTCCTGCTCATCGACGTCACGCCGCTGTCCCTGGGCATCGAGACCAAGGGTGGCCTGTTCACCAAGCTGATCGAGCGCAACACGGCCATCCCGACCAAGCGTTCGGAGGTCTTCTCCACCGCCGAGGACAACCAGCCCTCGGTCCTCATCCAGGTCTTCCAGGGCGAGCGTGAGATCGCGCAGCAGAACAAGAACCTCGGCACCTTCGAGCTGTCCGGCATCGCGCCGGCGCCGCGCGGTGTGCCGCAGGTCGAGGTCACCTTCGACATCGACGCCAACGGCATCGTCAACGTCTCCGCCAAGGATCGTGGCACCGGCCAGGAGCAGAAGATCACCATCTCCGGCGGCTCCGCGCTGTCGAAGGAGGAGATCGACCGCATGGTCAAGGAGGCCGAGGCCCACGCGGACGAGGACGCCAAGCGCCGTGAGGAGACCGAGGCCCGCAACACCGCGGAGAACCTCGTCTACTCCACGGAGAAGTTCCTCACCGAGTCCGGCGAGAAGCTGACCGACGAGCAGCGCAAGCCCGTCGACGAGGCCCTGGCCGACCTCAAGGAGGCCATCAAGCCCGAGTCCGAGATCAGCGTCGAGGACCTCAACAAGAAGGTCGACACCCTCAACGAGGAGAGCCAGAAGATGGGCGCCGCCCTCTACGCGGCCTCCTCCGAGGAGGACCAGGCCGGTGGCGAGGCCCCGGGGGCCGACGCCGGTGGCGACCAGGGCTCGAGCGAGGGTGACGACGACATCGTCGACGCCGAGGTCGTCGACGAGGACGCCGACTCCGAGGAGAAGAAGTGACCGACCCCAACCAGCCGATCGACCCCGAGGTCAGCGTGGACGCGGTCGACGCCACCTCTGGTGCCGAGGAGCCGGTCGAGGCCGAGGTGGTCCCGGAGGCGCAGGAGACTGCGACCTCCGGGGCCGCCCCCGGCGGTGCTTCCGACGGAGACGACACGGCCCCGTCGGACACCCTTGAGACCGACGTGCACCCCGACACCGTCCTCGCGGCCGAGCGCCTGGAGGACCTGCAGCGGCTGCAGGCCGAGTACGTCAACTACAAGCGGCGCGTGGACCGCGACCGGGCGGAGATCCAGATCCGGGCGGCACACGACGTCCTCGAAACGCTCCTGCCGGTGCTCGACGAGATCCAGCTCGCCGACCAGCACGGGGACCTGCCCGAGGGCAGCCCGGTGCGCACCATCACCGACAAGTTGCAGCAGTCGCTGGGCAAGTACGGCCTGGAGAGCGTCGGGGCGAAGGGTGAGCCCTTCGACCCCAACGTCCACGAGGCACTGATGCACGCCGAGTGGGACCCGCAGGACCCGGACCTGCCGACGGGTGCGACCGAGACGACGATCGTCACGGTGCTCCAGCCCGGCTACCGTGCGGGCGAGCGCGTCCTGCGGGCAGCCCGCGTGGCCGTCGCCGACCCCCAGTAGCAACCTCAAGCCCGAAAGGAGGAGAACATGGCAAGTCAGGACTGGTTGGACAAGGACTTCTATGCCGTCCTCGGGGTCAGCAAGGACTCCGAGACGAACGACATCAAGAAGGCCTACCGCAAGCTCGCCAAGCAGTACCACCCCGACCGCAACGAAGGGGACGCCGCGGCCGAGCAGAAGTTCAAGGACATCGGCGAGGCCCACGCCGTGCTCTCCGACCCCGAGGAGCGCAGCGAGTACGACGCGATCCGCTCCATGACCGGCGGGGGTGCCCGCTTCACCGCGGGTGGCCCCGGCGGCAACGGGGGCTTCGAGGACATCTTCTCCGCCTTCGGTGGGGGAGGGGGCGGCTCCCGGATGCGCTACAGCACCGGGGGTGGCTCCCCCTTCGCCGGGGGCGGGGCCGGTGAGCCGGACCTGGAGGACATCCTCTCGATGTTCGGCGGCGGTGGTGGTCCCGCCGGTTTCGGCGGACAGGGCGCCGGATTCCGCGCACCCCGTGGCCCGCAGAAGGGGGGCGACCTCACCGCGCGTACGCGACTGTCCTTCCGTGACGCAGTCGAGGGGCGCACGATCTCCCTCGACGTGAACGGCGAGAAGGTCACCGCCAAGATCCCGGCCGGGGTCAAGGACGGGCAGAAGATCCGCGTGCGCGGCAAGGGCGCCCACGGCGACCCGCAGGCCGGACGCGGCGACCTGATCCTCACCGTCTCGGTGGACACGCACGCCGTCTTCGGCCGGGACGGCAACAACCTGACGATCGACCTGCCGGTCACCTTCGCCGAGGCGACGCTCGGGGCGACCGTGGCCGTGCCGACCCTCGACGGGTCGAGCGTGAAGGTCAAGATCGCCCCCGGGACGCCCAGTGGTCGCGTACTGCGACTCAAGGGCCGCGGTGTCCAGAGCGCCAAGGCGAAGGGCGACCTCCTGGCCAAGGTGCAGGTCGTCGTGCCGACGGATCTCAGCGACGCCGAGCGCGAGGCCGTCGAGGTCCTGCGTGACTCGGCCACCGACGACCCGCGGGCGGACCTCACCTCCGCGGCGCGGGCCTGACCTGCGGGACTGACCGACGAAGGCGTCGTCTTGAGGTGCGACGCAGGAGCCACGAAAGGGAGTGAGCTCGATGGCCCGGATCTCCGGACTGAGCGGAGAGGACCAGACCCCGGTCTTCGTCATCTCCGTCGCCGCCGAGCTCGCCGGCATGCACGCGCAGACGCTGCGCCAGTACGACCGGATCGGCCTCGTCATTCCCTCGCGCACCCGCGGTGGCGGTCGGCGGTACAGCGCCGCCGACGTCACCCGGCTGCGCGAGGTGCAGCGCCTCTCCCAGGACGAGGGCGTCTCCCTCGGGGGGATCCAGCGCATCTTCGAGCTCGAGCACCGGGTCGCCGCCCTGCGCGCCCGGGTCGACGAGCTCGACGCGGAGCTCGACGGGGCCCGCGAGGAGCTCGGCCAGGGCCGACGATTCTTCGCCGTCGGCTCCCAGGGCGACATCGTCGCCCTGCGCCACGGGCAGCGCCCGCGTCCCCGAAACGCCGGTCAGGCCCTCGTCGTGTGGCGTCCGCGCCCCCGACTGAGCGCGCACACTCCCCTCCTCCCTCGGAGGGCAGGGGGCGGCTGACGCCGGGGGATGGCACGCTGGGGTCATGCCCCTGCCTCGTGATGCCGCCTCCGTCTTCGACCGCAAGAACACGCCGTTGATGCGGCTCGTCGACTCCGCCGACCCGCTGGAGCTCGCCGGTCCCAGCCCCTGCGAGGGCTGGACGGGCTCCGACGTGGTCCAGCACCTCATCGACACCCAGCGCGACTTCCTGCAGAAGGCCGGAGCCGACATGCCCGACCCGACGCCGACGACCGAGGCCCTGGGTGCGTCCACCGCGTGGCGCACGCACGCCGAAGCGGTGGCCCGCCAGCTCGCCGACGACACCCTTGCCGAGCGGCCCTACGACACGCCCTTCGGCAGCACGACCGTCGGTGGCGCCTTCGACCGGTTCTACGGCTTCGACCTGCTGGTCCACCGCTGGGACATCGGCCGGACCGCCGGCATCGACGTGGTCTTCAGCGACCGCGAGCTCGACCAGATCGAGGCGGCCATCGACGGCTTCGGGGAGGCCATCCGCGGCGAAGGGGTGTGCGCCCCGGCGGTGGAGCTCCCCGGCGACGCCTCCCGCCAGGACCGCCTCATCGGCCGCACCGGCCGC from Janibacter cremeus includes these protein-coding regions:
- a CDS encoding HAAS signaling domain-containing protein, with translation MTPDRTDEKRMANYRQSLISALLPKNMPGDRIGQIVAEVESHVAETGEDPAEAFGSPRDYAADLTTERRSEPWWHTALITVLAGIAGAFVALGGLSVLLGVDYLNQPGWLWLTMGLFIGVPAGVWVYRRSTRVRDPRTGADMLPMARWGLAVLIVPTLAIVLIAWIAIKLVETLT
- the dnaK gene encoding molecular chaperone DnaK is translated as MARAVGIDLGTTNSAVAVLEGGEPTIIANAEGGRTTPSVVAFSKGGEVLAGEVAKRQAVTNADRTLRSVKRHIGTDWTSEDIDGKKYTAQEISARTLQKLKRDAEAYLGEDVTDAVVTVPAYFDDHERQATKEAGEIAGLNVLRIVNEPTAAALAYGLDKGKEDELILVFDLGGGTFDVSLLEVGKDPEDGFSTIQVRATSGDNQLGGDDWDERIVDHLLTQVKNNTGVDLANDKIAMQRLRDAAEQAKKELSSASTTSINLQYLSMGENGPIHLDESLSRANFEQMTKDLLDRTKQPFENVIKDAGVSLSEIDHVVLVGGSTRMPAVSELVTEMTKKDPNKGVNPDEVVALGAALQAGVLKGERKDVLLIDVTPLSLGIETKGGLFTKLIERNTAIPTKRSEVFSTAEDNQPSVLIQVFQGEREIAQQNKNLGTFELSGIAPAPRGVPQVEVTFDIDANGIVNVSAKDRGTGQEQKITISGGSALSKEEIDRMVKEAEAHADEDAKRREETEARNTAENLVYSTEKFLTESGEKLTDEQRKPVDEALADLKEAIKPESEISVEDLNKKVDTLNEESQKMGAALYAASSEEDQAGGEAPGADAGGDQGSSEGDDDIVDAEVVDEDADSEEKK
- a CDS encoding nucleotide exchange factor GrpE, with translation MTDPNQPIDPEVSVDAVDATSGAEEPVEAEVVPEAQETATSGAAPGGASDGDDTAPSDTLETDVHPDTVLAAERLEDLQRLQAEYVNYKRRVDRDRAEIQIRAAHDVLETLLPVLDEIQLADQHGDLPEGSPVRTITDKLQQSLGKYGLESVGAKGEPFDPNVHEALMHAEWDPQDPDLPTGATETTIVTVLQPGYRAGERVLRAARVAVADPQ
- a CDS encoding DnaJ C-terminal domain-containing protein; this encodes MASQDWLDKDFYAVLGVSKDSETNDIKKAYRKLAKQYHPDRNEGDAAAEQKFKDIGEAHAVLSDPEERSEYDAIRSMTGGGARFTAGGPGGNGGFEDIFSAFGGGGGGSRMRYSTGGGSPFAGGGAGEPDLEDILSMFGGGGGPAGFGGQGAGFRAPRGPQKGGDLTARTRLSFRDAVEGRTISLDVNGEKVTAKIPAGVKDGQKIRVRGKGAHGDPQAGRGDLILTVSVDTHAVFGRDGNNLTIDLPVTFAEATLGATVAVPTLDGSSVKVKIAPGTPSGRVLRLKGRGVQSAKAKGDLLAKVQVVVPTDLSDAEREAVEVLRDSATDDPRADLTSAARA
- a CDS encoding heat shock protein transcriptional repressor HspR, producing the protein MARISGLSGEDQTPVFVISVAAELAGMHAQTLRQYDRIGLVIPSRTRGGGRRYSAADVTRLREVQRLSQDEGVSLGGIQRIFELEHRVAALRARVDELDAELDGAREELGQGRRFFAVGSQGDIVALRHGQRPRPRNAGQALVVWRPRPRLSAHTPLLPRRAGGG
- a CDS encoding maleylpyruvate isomerase family mycothiol-dependent enzyme → MPLPRDAASVFDRKNTPLMRLVDSADPLELAGPSPCEGWTGSDVVQHLIDTQRDFLQKAGADMPDPTPTTEALGASTAWRTHAEAVARQLADDTLAERPYDTPFGSTTVGGAFDRFYGFDLLVHRWDIGRTAGIDVVFSDRELDQIEAAIDGFGEAIRGEGVCAPAVELPGDASRQDRLIGRTGRDPR